A window from Setaria italica strain Yugu1 chromosome VIII, Setaria_italica_v2.0, whole genome shotgun sequence encodes these proteins:
- the LOC105915021 gene encoding leucine-rich repeat protein 1 produces the protein MAVQFAASATFLTSLLALATTLATCNTEGDILYKQRQVWRDANNVLESWDPTLVNPCTWLHITCNNDNSVIRVDLGNAGLSGSLIPDLGGLKNLRFLMLFENNLTGSIPSSLGNLKSLMNLELQKNALSGAIPASLGNIKTLQFLRLNGNMLTGKLPQEILSLVAVGNLSELNIANNKLDGTVRSSRPRVTAIIQDKLKTAT, from the exons ATGGCGGTTCAGTTTGCAGCATCAGCAACATTTCTCACTAGCCTTCTTGCTCTTGCAACTACTCTTGCAACCTGCAATACTGAAG GTGACATACTGTACAAGCAAAGGCAAGTATGGAGGGACGCGAACAATGTGCTGGAGAGCTGGGATCCTACCCTTGTCAATCCCTGCACCTGGTTGCACATCACTTGCAACAACGACAACTCTGTCATCAGAGT GGATTTGGGGAACGCAGGCCTCTCAGGCTCTCTGATTCCTGATCTGGGTGGACTGAAGAACCTCCGTTTTCT GATGTTGTTTGAGAACAACCTGACAGGATCTATACCATCATCCCTTGGCAATCTGAAAAGCCTTATGAACTTGGAGCTTCAGAAGAATGCGCTCAGTGGTGCTATTCCGGCCTCCTTGGGCAACATCAAAACACTGCAGTTCTT GCGGCTGAACGGGAATATGCTGACTGGAAAATTGCCACAAGAAATCCTCTCACTTGTCGCTGTTGGGAACTTGTCTGAACT AAATATTGCAAATAACAAACTGGATGGCACAGTTCGATCATCCCGACCAAGAG TGACTGCGATTATCCAGGACAAGCTGAAGACTGCTACCTGA
- the LOC101775232 gene encoding leucine-rich repeat protein 1, translated as MAAHQFAVATAVLSCLLALATFASCNTEGDILYKQRLAWKDPNNVLQSWDPTLVDPCTWFHVTCNNDNSVIRVDLGNAGISGPLIPDLGGLQNLQYLELYDNSLNGTIPATLGNLTKLISLDLYENQLTGEIPATLGAISNLRYLRLHENNLTGAIPTSLGNLTSLQELKLQKNELSGSIPSSFGNLKTVLILKLNDNMLSGMVPLEVLSLLISGNLTEINIAENDLTGTVRSSGFRVTAIIQDKLKNA; from the exons ATGGCTGCTCATCAGTTTGCGGTGGCAACAGCAGTCCTCAGTTGCCTTCTTGCTCTTGCAACATTTGCAAGCTGCAACACTGAAG GTGACATACTGTACAAGCAAAGGTTGGCATGGAAGGACCCAAACAATGTGCTCCAGAGCTGGGATCCGACTCTTGTCGACCCCTGCACCTGGTTTCATGTCACTTGCAACAACGATAACTCCGTCATCCGTGT GGATTTGGGGAACGCAGGCATCTCAGGCCCTCTGATTCCAGATCTGGGAGGACTGCAGAACCTCCAGTACCT CGAGTTGTATGACAACAGCCTGAACGGTACAATACCAGCAACATTGGGAAACCTGACTAAACTCATCAGCTTGGATCTTTATGAAAACCAGCTTACTGGAGAGATACCGGCTACGCTTGGCGCCATCAGCAACCTGCGATATCT GAGGTTGCACGAGAACAACCTGACTGGGGCTATACCAACTTCTTTGGGCAATCTGACGAGCCTTCAGGAATTGAAACTTCAGAAGAATGAACTCAGCGGCTCTATTCCATCCTCCTTTGGAAACCTCAAAACAGTGTTGATCCT GAAGTTGAACGATAACATGCTGTCCGGCATGGTTCCACTGGAAGtcctctctcttctcatttcTGGGAATTTGACGGAGAT AAATATTGCAGAGAACGACTTGACAGGCACAGTGAGATCATCAGGATTCAGAG TGACGGCGATTATCCAGGACAAGCTGAAGAATGCATGA